The Methanolobus sp. WCC4 genome includes the window AGCGAGACATCGGTGCTGGTCCCACCGACATCGATTACGGCACATGTATCATTGCCTGAGAGGAATGAAGCACCCATGAGACTTGCAGCAGGTCCTGAGAATATGGATTCTATAGGCCTTTCCATGGCCTCGTGGATACCTATAACAGAGCCGTCACATTTGAGCATCATGAGCTTTGCATCAATGCCTCTTTTCTTGATATCTGTCTGGATCGCGTGGATGAACTGGTCAGCTATGGGGAGCAGTTGTGCATTCAGGTATGCAGTGACCCCCCTTTCGTATGCTCCAAGGTCCTGTGACAGTTCATGTCCGCAGACGATCGGGAGTCCTGTGAGTTCCGCGATCATATCCCTCACCCTTATCTCATGTTCGGGATTACGGATGCTGAAATATGAGGATACTGCAAAGGCCGATACCCTGTCCTTTACCTTCAGTGCATATTCCCTGATCGTCTCAATATCGAGAATATCATCCTCAAGGCCGGCAACGTTGTGTCCGCCCTTTACCACGATATAATCATCGATAGGGGGATTCGCGGGAAGGGTATGCTGCCCTATCAGGACAAGGGCAACAGGATAACCCGTTTTCTCAAGTATCGTGTTTGTAGCGAGGGTGGTGGATACTGATACGAGCCTGATGTCAGGCAGGTACTTGCTGTCCAGCCCGTCAATGGCGTTCTCAATACCTGTCAACAGGTCAGGATAGGTTGTGAGCGCCTTGTTCGAATCAACGACCTTCCTGTCCGAGTCCCTTACTATCACTGCATCGGTGTATGTCCCACCGGCATCTATTCCAAGACTGTATTGGATCATTCTACCTCCATTTTTCTTCCGGCCTCACCGATGCCGGAGAAGATGAGCTTTGTTTCCACAGGAAGTCCACCTTCATGTGTAACGATATCATTCCGATGCATATCTATGCTGACCTCAGAAGTATCAAGACCGGCATCGCTCATGTAGTTCATGATAAGTTTGCTGCCGATCTCTTCCCCGAACTCCAGGGCTTCATGATATGATGCGAACTCTTCCCTGCCTCCCGGGAAGAAGGTAACAAAAGATGATGTTTTAAGATTGTATTTCGATTCGGTGTAGTTGGCCTTTATGAGAACCTCGAGTTTCCTGGCTCCTTTTCCTGCCACTGCTCCAACGGCATTCCCGACGTTACAGTGTTCGGGTACTATGATCTCCGCATCTATGAATTCCGCGAGTTCCTCTGCATAGGCTCTTACCGGTCCGCCAAGAAGCACAACAGGGAGGTCCACCTTGAATCCGGCAAAGAACTTTCCTCTGAGTACTTTCTCTATCTCTTCCCTGCTTACATCCTCAAGCAGGAATGCGATGAGGTTCAATGCCATGTTCCTTGCAACATCTTTCTTTATACTGAAGCAAAGCTCATCTTCATCGGTATCGGAAAGTGATGCCAGTATACCGGCTCCGATAACCGAGGCTTCCCTGTTCCATTGGGTGTATTCCCCAAGGACATGAAGTGCATCTGTGGGTGTGAAACCTATCGTCTTGACAAGCCTCTTCTGTATGAGCAGGTCGAGGGTTCCGGGATTTGGCAACCTGTTCTCATTCCAGTATATCTCACTGACAGTCAGCGGTCTGTCCCCTATCCTTGAGAGCAGTTCCTCTTCGGCAGGACTGAGATCGGTCGCTTTGAGTCCGGATCGCAGGAAGAACTTGGTGGGCTGGAGATTCTCTCCCATCTGGTTACGAAGGATCACCTGGTTCTGCCTGAGCTTTTCGATTAGCTCAGGGAATTCCACAGCGGCAAGGCAAAGAGGTATGACCCTTCGAGGCCCTATATTGACAATGTGGTTCCTGATCCATACATGGCTGTCACCGCCCATTGCGGATGTCTCCATCCTTATGGCCCTGACCTTTGTCTGCCAGCCACCGACCACGGCACCGGATTCGCTGAGTTCGGGTACTCCACGGTGTATCAGGGAAACATCGGTACTTGTTCCTCCAACGTCGATAACGACGCAATCCTCATTCTCTGAGAGATATGCTGCTCCCACAAGACTTGCAGCAGGCCCCGAGAATATGGATTCTATGGGTCTTTTCAGGGCTTCGCTGATACCGACCACAGAGCCGTCACATTTGAGCATCATCAGTTTCGCATCGATCTTCCTTCTTCTCATCTCGGAACTGACGGCTTCCATGAAATGACTGGATATAGGAATGAGTCTGGCATTCAGGTAAGCAGTGATCCCTCTTTCGTATGCTCCGAGGTCCTGTGAAAGCTCGTGTCCGCAGACAACCGGAAGTCCGCTCAGTTCCTTGATAAGTTCCTTTATTCTCAGTTCATGGTCCGGGTTACGTACACTGAAGTAGGACGAGACAGCAAAGGCAGAGACCTTATCTTTAACACTGAGTACAAAATCCCGAACAGGTTCCAGTTCAAGAGGACATACCTCATTTCCGGCACTGTTGTGTCCTCCTTTCACAAGGGTGAAATGTTCTATCTTTGCCCTGTTCGGTATGTCTGAATCGTTGGCAAGGATAAGCGCAACGGGATAACCTGTCCTTTCCAGGACACTGTTAGTTGCAAGGGTAGTAGAAACAGATGCGTAACGGACATGTTCCAGATAATGGGGGTCCAGTTCGTTAAGTGTGTTCCTGATACCTGTCAAAAGGTCAGGATATGTTGTGAGTGATTTATTTGAATCTATTATCTTCCCGTCAGAGTCCCTGATAATAACAGCATCAGTATAGGTGCCTCCGGCATCTATCCCCAGGCTGTACATCAGAGTACCTCCTAGCTACTTTTCACTTTTGGGAGCTTATTCTCAGAAACGGTACATAGCATCATGGTCAGGATGCTTTCAAAATGAGGGGTCATAATATTCATTGTTTTTACAAACGACATCTACAAACCTCAAGATCAGATAGATAAATACAAGGAAATGGGAAATTCCTGCTCCTTTCTGTTCTAGTGGAGGTAGAACGAAGGAGCAATTGAAGGAGGTAGAATTTCCACAGAGATGACCGCCTGATGTAGACCCAATTTAAATCAAGGCAAATTGTTCAATCTCCGATTTCAATTATGTGTTTTCTAATATTTATATTTTTGCTTTCAGTGGGATACTTATGTCTACTACTGAATAATGAAATGGGTATATTGTTACTGTTTTTTGTAAATCGTTATGCAGTTCCCGTTTTCCAACGCAAAGGAAAGATATATATATGTGAATATGATGTGAGTGATCGATCCATGGCTTTGCCCCTGTTGATATATTTATCCCATCTGTCAGATAATGTTCTTTTTTGAATATGGGAAACATTCTCCTCTGATCGATCTCTTTATATATTTTGTGTATAGTTCCGCAACACTGCATTAAGCTGAACTTACTTTCTTAAGAAGGTCTATTCATCGTGTTTTTTTTAATTATGGCAACCTTTATCTATGATCAGAAGAACATTTTATTCGTTAATATTATATACTGCAAGATCTCTTCCAATGACAGAGACTCTAAAGGTCAATAATTCATCCAGTGAACCGGTGTTTTTGTTTCCCTTACAGGGATGCCTGGGAAATGAATACAAGTTCGGGAGCTATAAAATGTCAGATGCTAGAATATCGGGAAAAAATGGACTTCATGGGGGTGCTATGCCCGCTTCTATGGATAAGAGATTAGAGGCTGTCTATAACAGCAGTCCTGTGATATCTTTCATCTGGAAGGCAGAAGGTGAATGGCCTGTTGAATATGTATCCGGCAACATCACCCAACTGGGTTATTTCCCTGAGGATTTCCTTTCCGGAAAGTTGCTCTATGGTGATATCGTTCATCCTGATGATCTTGACAGGATCCATATGGAAGTGAACAAGCACTCCGGGAAAAAGAACACATCCTACTTCTCTCTTAATTACCGAATTCTCACAAAGTCAGATGAGGTTCGCTGGGTCACTGAAAGGTCTTTCATAAAGCGGGATGAAGATGGCAACATCACTCACTTCCAGGGAATAATCATCGACAATACCGAACTCGAGAAGACCGAAAGGGAACTGCTGGAGACCGGTAAGAAATACCAGATAATATTTGAGAGGTCCCCGGTAGGTATTCTCTATTTTGATGAGAATGGGATCATAACTCACTGTAATAAGAGTTGTTCCGATATCATAGGCGCTCCTGTAAAGAAGATAGTCGGTTTCAGTGTTCTTTCCTCCCTTAACGATGAAAATCTTAAAGGAGCTGTGGATGTTGTTTTTCTGGGAAATCCCGGCTATTATGAAGGAGAGTATATTTCCAGCATAAGTGGGAAGAAGCTGAAGATCAGGGCTAGTTTCACGCCTATCATGGATGATGATGGTTCTCTGCTTGGCGGTATTGGCATACTTGAGGATATCTCTACCGATGAAGAATCAAAGGAGTTACTGGTCCTGAACGAGAGGCGTCTGGAAGCCCTGCTGGAACTGTATCAGATGCAGGATCATCCTATGAACGAGATATCCGAATATGCGATACAAATGGCTGCCGAGCTCACCAACAGTACAACAGGCTATCTTGAATTCCTCAATGAGGATGAGAATGTACTGGAAACATATCACTGGCCGATGGACTCGGAGGACCACTTCCTGAGTGATAATGAACCATTCATCCATCCTGTAAAATCTGCCGGTTTCTGGGGTGAAGCAATACGTGAACGAAAGCCGGTGATAGTCAATAAGCAATATGCTTCTGATAGTGTCGATGATATCTATCCGGGCAAAAAGGAGCGGATGGTTCGACACATAACTATTCCGGTATTTGAGAGTGATCAGATAGTTGCAGTTGCCAGTGTTGCTAACAAGGCAAAGGACTACGATGAATCCGATGTTCGTCAACTGACACTTCTTATGGAAGGAATGTGGAAGCTTGTCCAGTACAAGAACACAAGTGGGATCCTCAATGAGGCATTGAGGATGCGCAGGGTGCTCGAATCTATTATGAGTTCCAGCCCTGCAATAGTATTCCTCTGGAAACCTGAACAGGACTGGCCTGTGGAGTTCGTTTCTGATAATATCAGACAGTTCGGTTATACTGTTAATGATTTCATCACCGGGAAGATAATCTATGGTGATATCATCCATCCTTCTGACCTGCAAAGGGTAAGGGATGAAGTGGAAAGGGCCTCAAGGGAAGGTTTCTCTGATTTCAGTCAGGAATACAGGATACTTACCAAGTCAGGTGATGTCAGGTGGGTCGATGAAAGGACCATGCTACACTATGACGGGGCTGGCAGGGTGGATTACCTTCAGGGTATCATTGTGGATATAACCGAACGCAAGCAAGCTAACAATTTCATCCGTATAGAATGTGATCTTGACAACGTCCTTGGAGAGACAGGCGGACTTGAGGAAACATTCGAAAAGCTCCTTGACCTAACTCTTGAAGGAAAGGCAATAGATTCAGGTATCATATACGTGGTTGATGAACTGACCGGAGATTTCGAGGCTATATCATACCGCGGTCTTTCAGAGGACTTCGTGGGATCCCTTTCCCATTTCGGACCCAACACGCTCATGGCTCGTCTTTTTACCACAGGTTTCCCTGTTTACAAGTACTTCTCCGAGATCAATATGATGATGCCGGCTGTGAATCTTGATTATGAGGGTTTGCAGGCAATGGCGTTCATTCCCGTAAAGTTCAGTGATAGGATTGTTGCAGCTATAGTTCTTGGTTCTCATACGGATCTTGAGATCCCTGCAAATTCCAGGAACCTTGTGGAGACCATAGCGAATCAGGTAGGTATAATCATATCCCGTATGAAGAAGGACTCTGGCATCCAGAAAAGTAAGAACAATATGAATTCCCTGCTTGATGCACTTGATGAGATCGTATTCATTATGGATCTGCAAGGGCAGATACTTCACATAAATGGGACGCTGACCGAGGTCCTCAACTACCCGGCAAGGGAGCTTGAGATGAATGATTTTCTGATACTCTATCCTGAGGACTGGGAGGATGAGGTCCTTTCCACCCTGGATGAGATCATGGCAGGCAAGCTGTCCACATGTGACATCCCGCTGGTGAGTAAAGAAGGTATACTTGTTCCTGTAAGATCAAAGTTCACAATAGGTGACTGGGGAGGACAGGATGTCCTCATATCGATATCCACGCCTGTGAAGGAACCCGGGGTTTAACTGTAGTCAGGTCAGTTGTCCCTGTTCCCAACACCCAGTACAACAAGTTTCGTTTCCATTGGTGTTTCCCATCCCAGAGGAATTACCTCATCTTTTTTAATATCTATCTTTATGTTATCGGGCTCAAGACCTGCTTCTTTCATATAACTGAGGACAGTGTTCTCTCCCAGGTTTACCGCATAGTCCAGAGCCTCCTGGTATTCATAGAAATTGCTCTTCCCGTGTTCTGAGAAAACTAGGAACTCCCAGTCAGGAGCAGCCATGGATGCGGGCCTGATCAGCACTTCGAATCTCCTGATCCCCTTGGCAGCAAGTGCACCGGCTGCGTTCCCGACACTCGAGTATTCAGGAAGTATTATCTCTGCATCCAGTATATCCTGTATCTCGTCCACAAAGGCTGTAACAGGCCCACCTATCAATACGACCGGTACTTCGATCTTGAACTTTGCAGGTGACTGGATATCGAATATCTTCCTGACCTCTGACTTTTCCACACCATCCAGGAAGAACGAGACAAGGTCACATGCCATGTTCTTTGCGAACTCTTTTTTGATATACCGGGCAAATTCCTGCCTGTCCATTCCGGCGAGCGAACCGAGCATATCGGCGCCGGTATTTGCAGCTTCGACATCTCGTTCTGTGTATTCTCCAAGTACGTGGAGTGCATCGGTAAGTGTGAATCCGATGGGTTGCAGTAACCTCTTTTGTATGAGACTGTCGAATACCTTGCTTGATGGATACTTCTTTATGCGGTTGAATATCTCTGTGGTTGATGTAGGATGTTTCTTAACCGCATCCAGTACTTCTTTTTCCTCAGGACTTGCTTCCATTGCCTCATAGTCTGTTCTCAGATAGAACTTCGTTGGCTGGTAGTTGATCCCTAACCTCACTTTTGAAGGCATGGGATTCGCTTTGAGCTGTTCCAGAAGATCAGGGTATAGTACGGCAGCCCGGCACAGTGGTATGACCCTTCTTGGACCTATGCTTATCTCTCCTCCTTTGACCCATACATGACTGTCCCCTCCCATTGCTGATGTTTCCATCTTGATGGCTTTCACCCTTGTCTTCCATCCACCTACCACGGCTCCTGAATCGCTCATTTCAGGAACTCCGCTGTATATCACTGAGATATCGGTGCTGGTGCCACCCACATCTATTACTGCGCATGTTTCTCTTTCTGCAAGGAAGGAGGCTCCTACCAGACTTCCTGCGGGTCCTGAGAATATGGATTCGATGGGTTTTTTCAGGGCACTCTTTATGCCGATGACCGACCCATCGCATTTGAGCATGAACACTTTTGCATCGATCCCTCTTCCTCTTATTTCGGACTCGACAGTTGTCATGAATCTCTCGGTCACAGGTATCAGTTGAGCATTCAGGAAGGCTGTGACAGCTCTTTCGAACGCCCCGAGGTCCTGCGATAGTTCGTAGCTGCAGACCACCGGGCTTCCGGTAAGCTCTATAATGATGTCCTTTGTCCGGAGTTCATGATCATGGTTCCTGACACTGAAGTACGAGGATATTGCAAAGGCTGAGACTTTATCTTTGACCTGAAGGACAAACTCTTTGATGCTGTCCTCATCGAGGATCTCAGTCTCAATTCCATTATGGTCATGTCCGCCGTTGACCTGCAGGAAGTGTTTCGTAGGAAGTTCCTGCCTGATGTCATAGTTGCCGATAAGTATCATGGCGACCGGGGAACCGGTTCCTTCAAGGATACTGTTCGTAGAAAGTGTGGTGGATACCGACACCACTTTGACATCATTCAGGCACGCGGCATCAAGTCCATCGATAGCTTTTGTTATCCCGTCCAGAGGGTCCGGATAGCTGGTCAGGGCCTTATTGGACTGGATTATGGTGTTATCCTCATCTTTTAAAAGAACCGCATCGGTATACGTTCCTCCTGCATCTATGCCAAGGCTGTAACTCATTCTTGTGAACTCCTTTCTATCTTCTCTTTTTCAATGGACAGTTGTCCATATCCATATTATATATATTTTTTGCACGCCCAATTAACGCCGTGAATCCAAATAACAGTATCAGTATGCTTGTTTTTATTATGAGCTCCATATGTACATAGGATGTTTCTAGTAAAATTTATATACGATAATTATGTGATGTGATCTTATCTGTAAGGTGCTTTGCAAAGTAATGTGAAAATATACTGAAACCATCCTCTTTTTCATTTTAGATATAAATGAAAGTGGATTTTCAGAAAAGTTTATATATTATATATGCTGCCTGGTCGATGGTAAAGTATTTATGCTACAAAGCAATCTGTATCTTTGCACAGATGGGCATATTCTGGGTGTTTATTGAAAAACACTATCTACTGAAGTTATGTATCTAAATGCTCTCCTTTTTTGTTCGTCATCTTTATATACTCTTCCTCAAAACACTCCAATAGCAAAATATAAATACTGAATTAGCAAGAAAAGCTTATATACATGCACATTATACCTATTCAGCAGGAACAAACTGCTCAATGCATGTTCAATCCTTTCCGGGAATCTCTCAAGTATCTAAATTATCCCGGAAAAATTCAAATTGGAGGTTAAAGAAAATGGTAAACCACTATTACCCAGGTAGAAGCCCATTAGATGGTGTAAGTCTGGAGTTATTCTCTGAGGACGATCTCAGGGCTCTGCACTATGCTACGATGGATGTCTTCATCAACACTGGTATCCAGGTATCAGACGCTGAAGCAAGGGCTATCTTCAAAGAAGGTGGCTGTCTTGTTGACGAAAAAACACACATCGTTAAGATCCCTGAATTTGTAGTTAACAGGGCACTGCGTGACTGTCCTTCAAAGTTCGTCCTCTGGGGACGTGACAAGAAGAACAACGTCAAGCAGGAACACAAAGGAAAGGTACACTGGACCTGTTTCGGTACCGGTGTCAAGATGTGCAATTATGAGGCACCAGGCAAGTACGTGACTGTTGACTCAACAGACAAAGACCTTGCAGACACAGCAAAGATCTGTGACTGGGCAGAGAACATCGACTACTATTCACTGGCAGTTTCCGCAAGGGACTGGGCAGGAAAGGGTGCACAGGACGTACACGAGACCCTGACACCTTTGATGAACACAACAAAGCACTTCCACCACATCGACCCTGTAGGCGAGAACGTAGAATACTACCAGCAGATCGCAACAGCATACTATGGTGGAGATGACGAGGAAGCACGTAAAAAGCCTATTTTCTCAACACTGCTCTGTCCAACAAGCCCTCTTGAGCTTGGTGACAATGCATGTCAGGTCATCATAAAGGGTGCAAGATTCGGTACACCTGTGAATGTACTCAGTATGGCAATGGCCGGAGGTTCATCACCAGTACACCTTGCAGGTACACTCGTTACACACAACGCTGAGGTACTTTCCGGTATCGTACTCGCACAGCTGGTCCAGCCAGGTGCACCAGTATGGTACGGTAGCTCAACCACAACATTCGATCTTAAGAAAGGAACAGCACCAGTAGGTTCACCAGAACTCGGACTTATCAGTGCAGCTGTTGCAAAGCTCGGTCAGTACTACGGTCTGCCAACATTCGTTGCTGGTTCGTAGGCAGATGCCAAGATACCTGATGGCCAGGCTGGTCATGAGAAGACAATGACAACAATTCTTCCATCCTTTGCAGGTGCAAACACCCTGTACGGAGCAGGTATGCTTGAGCTCGGTATGACATTCTCACTCGAACAGCTCGTTCTTGACAATGATATGATCTCCATGACAAAGAAGGCAATGCAGGGAATCCCTGTAAGCGAAGAGACCCTTGCAGTTGAATCCATTGACCAGGTTGGTATTGGAAACAACTTCCTTGCACACAAGACAACAAGACAGAACATCGATCTCCCATCCAGCCCAATGATCATTGACAGGCTCATGTTCGGAGACTGGGAAATGGCAGGTGCAAAGGACATCGCAACGGTTGCTCATGAAAAGGTCGTTGACATCATGAAGAACCACGAAGTCGCACCAATAGACGCTGACCTGCTCAAGGATATGCAGGCAGTTGTAGAGAAGGCTGACAAGGCATTCAGGGCCAGCATGTAAAACAGGAGGTTTAAAAATGGCAACAAAAGAAGAAATTATTGCAAAAGCAAAAGCAGCTATTCTTGATTTTGATGATGAAGCAGCAGCAGCAGCAGCCCAGGAAGGGCTTGATGCAGATGTAGATCCTGTTGCTCTTATTCAGGATGGCTTCACAGCAGCTATGAACGAGGTTGGTGACCAGTTCGAAGCAGGTACTCTATTCCTTCCACACGTCATTGCAGCATCAGAGGCAATGAGCGCAGGAGTGGCTGTACTTACACCAGCACTTGAAGCAAAGGGCGCAGAGACAGAGAGCAAAGGAACTATCGTTATCGGTACAATTGAGGGAGATATCCACTCCATCGGTAAGGATATTGTTGCAACAATGCTCAAGATCGCCGGATTCAAGGTAGTCGACCTTGGAAGGGATGTTCCTATCAAGAAGTATGTAGAGGAAGCAAAAGAGGTCGGTGCAGACATAGTAGCTTCATCAGCTCTTATGACCACAACAATGGTCAACCAGATACAGATCGAGGAACAGCTCAAGGAAGCAGGTATCCGTGACTCACTCAAGACAATGGTCGGCGGTGCACCTGTAACCCAGGACTGGGCAACCAAGATCGGTGCAGACATCTACGGTGAGAATGCCACTGATGTGGTCTCCAAGCTTAACGCAATGTTCTGAGACAAAAAAGGAGAATTTAGAGAATTGGTTGTGAGGATGTATATCGAGTACAATCTCACAACCGGGAGACAATTCTTGCGCGTATTGTCTCCCTCTAATTGGTGCTACATGGATATCACTTTTCCGTTGTAGCACCCTCAAAAGAAGATGGTTTCTGTCAGGTTTGATCAGGAGCCACCAGTGATCGTCTTCTTTTGAGTAACACCTTCCGGTTGTCCGGGGGTGTCAACAGGCCATTAATGGCCATTATAATTATGAAGGTTTGAAATTGGAGGTATTGACTTGGATCTAAAAGCTTTAAAAAAGCAAGAACATCAGAAGAGGGTCAAGTTCGGTTATATGTGGGCTCTTTTCTGTGCAGTTCTCTGGGGTATGTGGTATATCCCTGGTACAACGGTATGGGTACTTAACCCATTCGATGAGATGTACGGCGAGATCGCTGCAGGAAGCGGCGATGGTATGGCACTGGTAATAGTGGCAGTGTTAATTACAGCGTTCAACGCATTAACAGTTATTCTGGCTCTTGCCGTCTGGAACGGCGTGCTTGGTAAGTTCGGTGAGATGAAGAGAACAGTGAAGGAATTCCATCCATGTTCTAAATGGTTCTTCCTGGCCTCTATCTTTGGCGGTCCTATGGCCATTCTTGGTTCATTTATCGCAATGGGATTCGTCGGAGGTGCTTTTGCAGCTGTTGCAGCACTTATGTATCCTGTTATAGGTTCTATCCTTGCCCAGAAATGGTATGGTGAGAAGATCTCAAAGAGGGCTTATCTTGGTATTGCTTTCATCATTGCTGGTGGTATCACCATATTCGGTGGCGGACTGCTCAGTGAGCTTGGAAGCGGTAATGTAGTATGGATCGGTTACCTCGGTGGTCTCATGGCAGCAGCTGGATGGGGAATTGAAGGCGCGATCGCAGGAAAGGGTCTTGATATCGCAGAACCTGATGTAGGTCTGACACTGAGGTTCCTTGGTGAGAACATCATCTGGTGGATTCTCATTGTTCCTGCTCTTGCAATTGCAGGATTCCCAATGTTCAAGTATGCACTTCTCGCATTCGAGCCACTCACACTTCTGGTACTTGTCTTTGCAGGTATAACATTTGGTTTCTGTTATGTTGCCTGGTACAAGTCCTTCCCACTCATAGGTGTGGGCAGAGGACAGGGTATTGGTAACCTGTATGGTCTGTTCGCTGTGATATTCATCTTCCTCTTCTTCGGAGATGTTCCTGCATGGACCATCCTTCTGGGAGGTGCTCTCTGTCTTGGAGGTAGTACTATAATGTTCTCCGAGGACACAGGCGAAATGGAATCACTGAGAGGTGACTGAAATGGCAGGACAACGTCCGATAAAGTTCAGGATACTTGAGCTTTGCAACAGTGGCAAATGGAACTATGAGATCGTCCAGCAGATCCAGAAAGAATATGGTCTGAAAGGAAATTTCCAGAGGGATTCCATCAACTTCGATATAATCGAGCTTGCATCAGGTGGAATGCTCAGGGATGTCGAGGTCAAGGTCGATGAAGAAGGGATCTACAAGAAAGGTTTCCTTCTGCACAAGTACGAACTGACAGACTTTGGAAAAGTTAGGGCTGCAGATGCCTGTTTAATGTATGTTTAAGGAGTGAAAAGAAAATGGTACAGACACAAGCTGCAATGGAAGCTTACAATGCTTACTGGGTGAACTCACCTCTGCCAGCTGCTGATGTTATGTGGATGGTCGCCATCCTGGTCGTAGCATTACTGGCACTCTGGCAGGCGAGAACGTTCGTTTCACAGTTCTAAGGAGGGTTCTGAAAAGTATCCTTTTAAGATCAGTTGAGTAGATGGGCACAGTGAGGTTGCAGGTCATTATCCCATGGCTATGCTTGTGACGGACCTGTGCCTGTTAATATTTATCTTATCTACTATCCCGAAAGCGCTGCAAGTCAATATAATAGAAAAATATAAATACTAGATAACATGAGCTCTCATGGGTTAACTTTAAATAATGATGCTAAACGCAGTATTTATATGTATTGCATGACTGTGCAGCTTAACTTTCGGGTTATATCTCCAACTTCAAACCGGAATCAAATAAGAATTGTCTAAAATCATCATAAATCAATGAGGTATATAAATGAGCAAAGAAGAAACGTTCAAAGAACTTTCAGATGCTGTTGTCACCTGCAAGAAAGACGTAGTGATAGCAGCAGTCGAGAAGGCAAAGGGCGAGGGCATCCCTGCACCCGAGATCATTGAAAAAGGTCTTGCAGTAGGAATGAACGAAGTAGGCGTCCTTTTTGAAAGAGGAAAGTTATTCCTTCCTCACGTAATGATGGCAGCAGGTGCAATGGAAGAGGGTGTCAAGCTCCTTGAAGCAGACCTTCCTGCAGAATCCGTTAGCCAGAAGCTTGGTGTAATTGTGAACGGTACTGTTGAAGGTGACGTCCACGACATCGGAAAGTCAATTGTATCAACCATG containing:
- a CDS encoding DMT family transporter, which translates into the protein MDLKALKKQEHQKRVKFGYMWALFCAVLWGMWYIPGTTVWVLNPFDEMYGEIAAGSGDGMALVIVAVLITAFNALTVILALAVWNGVLGKFGEMKRTVKEFHPCSKWFFLASIFGGPMAILGSFIAMGFVGGAFAAVAALMYPVIGSILAQKWYGEKISKRAYLGIAFIIAGGITIFGGGLLSELGSGNVVWIGYLGGLMAAAGWGIEGAIAGKGLDIAEPDVGLTLRFLGENIIWWILIVPALAIAGFPMFKYALLAFEPLTLLVLVFAGITFGFCYVAWYKSFPLIGVGRGQGIGNLYGLFAVIFIFLFFGDVPAWTILLGGALCLGGSTIMFSEDTGEMESLRGD
- the mtbC gene encoding dimethylamine corrinoid protein MtbC — protein: MSKEETFKELSDAVVTCKKDVVIAAVEKAKGEGIPAPEIIEKGLAVGMNEVGVLFERGKLFLPHVMMAAGAMEEGVKLLEADLPAESVSQKLGVIVNGTVEGDVHDIGKSIVSTMLQSAGFEVHDIGRDVPLQDFIDKIKETNADMVGLSALMTTTLQGQKDVIEMLKENGMRDDVKVMVGGAPATQAWAEKIGADCYAENASEAVVKAKELLL